From one Nonomuraea polychroma genomic stretch:
- the tig gene encoding trigger factor codes for MKTAVEELSPTRVKLTVEVPFDELRPSMDAAYKKVAQQVRVPGFRPGKVPARIIEQRFGRAVVLEETLNDAVPKLYGQAVDEVDVFPVSQPDIEVTKIDDGEQIEFTAEVDIRPNFEVPDFAGIEVTVDSAEVSDEDVDAQLNALRQRFATLTGVERPAANGDFVVMDLRAEIDGKNIEEQQASEVSYEVGAGSVLQGLDTALEGMSAGEEKSFKTELVGGENAGEEADVIITVKSVKEKVLPELDDEFAQLASEFDTLDELKTSIREQARRNKLIDQVVQAREKALDALLEQIDIPLPDSALKAEIDARKHNLDHQVAESGLSRDAFFRLYQTTEEERLAEFEKNSARAIKVGFVLDKIVKAEELGVSEQELTNFVVRRAMEMGVQPNELAKHLADNDQLTLAMVEIVRDKAKSVIGDSAKVVDTDGNEVDLKAIYTEINGEEPVQEEAAAEAEDKPEA; via the coding sequence GTGAAGACCGCTGTCGAGGAGCTCAGCCCCACGCGGGTCAAGCTCACTGTCGAGGTGCCGTTCGACGAGCTGCGCCCGAGCATGGATGCGGCGTACAAGAAGGTCGCGCAGCAGGTGCGCGTCCCCGGGTTCCGGCCTGGCAAGGTTCCGGCCCGCATCATCGAGCAGCGCTTCGGCCGGGCGGTAGTGCTGGAGGAGACCCTCAACGACGCGGTGCCCAAGCTGTACGGCCAGGCCGTCGACGAGGTCGATGTCTTCCCCGTCAGCCAGCCCGACATCGAGGTCACGAAGATCGACGACGGTGAGCAGATCGAGTTCACCGCCGAGGTCGACATCCGGCCCAACTTCGAGGTGCCCGACTTCGCCGGCATCGAAGTGACGGTCGACTCCGCCGAGGTCTCCGACGAAGACGTGGACGCGCAGCTCAACGCGCTGCGCCAGCGCTTCGCGACGCTGACCGGCGTCGAGCGGCCGGCCGCCAACGGCGACTTCGTCGTCATGGACCTGCGCGCCGAGATCGACGGCAAGAACATCGAGGAGCAGCAGGCCAGCGAGGTCTCCTACGAGGTCGGCGCCGGCTCCGTGCTGCAGGGCCTCGACACCGCGCTCGAGGGCATGTCCGCGGGCGAGGAGAAGAGCTTCAAGACCGAGCTCGTCGGCGGGGAGAACGCCGGCGAGGAAGCCGACGTGATCATCACCGTCAAGTCGGTCAAGGAGAAGGTCCTGCCGGAGCTGGACGACGAGTTCGCCCAGCTGGCCAGCGAGTTCGACACGCTCGACGAGCTCAAGACCAGCATCCGCGAGCAGGCCCGCCGCAACAAGCTCATCGACCAGGTCGTGCAGGCCCGCGAGAAGGCGCTCGACGCGCTGCTCGAGCAGATCGACATCCCGCTGCCGGACAGCGCGCTCAAGGCCGAGATCGACGCCCGCAAGCACAACCTCGACCACCAGGTGGCCGAGAGCGGCCTGAGCCGCGACGCCTTCTTCCGCCTCTACCAGACGACGGAAGAGGAGCGCCTCGCCGAGTTCGAGAAGAACTCCGCCCGCGCCATCAAGGTCGGCTTCGTGCTCGACAAGATCGTCAAGGCCGAGGAGCTGGGCGTCTCCGAGCAGGAGCTGACCAACTTCGTGGTGCGCCGCGCCATGGAAATGGGCGTCCAGCCCAACGAGCTGGCCAAGCACCTGGCCGACAACGACCAGCTCACGCTGGCCATGGTCGAGATCGTCCGCGACAAGGCCAAGTCCGTGATCGGCGACTCCGCCAAGGTCGTGGACACCGACGGCAACGAGGTCGACCTCAAGGCCATCTACACCGAGATCAACGGTGAAGAGCCCGTCCAGGAGGAGGCCGCGGCCGAGGCCGAGGACAAGCCCGAGGCGTAA
- a CDS encoding helix-turn-helix domain-containing protein codes for MTQNQPGSGPTALRILLGSQLRKLREAKNVTREEAGHLIRGSESKISRMELGRVGFKERDVADLLTLYGVVDQQARSAVLDLVATANEPGWWHRFNDVLPTWFQAYVGLEEAAARIRTYEVQFVPGLLQTKEYARAVVTAGAAGIGAEEIARRVDLRLERQRILEKPEGPVFWAVIDEAALRRPIGGTEVMRAQLEHLIDLMRQPNITIQIMPFSFGGHSAEGGAFSILRFPDPDLPDVVYVEQLASALYLDKREDVDRYTEVMERLCAVSTTPDETIELLRTISEEF; via the coding sequence GTGACGCAGAACCAGCCGGGTTCCGGGCCGACGGCGCTGCGCATCCTCCTGGGCTCCCAGCTGCGCAAGCTCAGGGAAGCGAAGAACGTCACTCGTGAGGAGGCGGGCCACCTCATCCGTGGCTCAGAATCCAAGATCAGCCGCATGGAGCTGGGACGAGTGGGGTTCAAAGAACGCGACGTGGCCGACCTGCTCACCCTGTACGGGGTCGTGGATCAGCAGGCCCGCTCCGCCGTGCTCGACCTGGTCGCCACCGCCAACGAGCCGGGTTGGTGGCACCGGTTCAACGATGTCCTGCCCACGTGGTTCCAGGCGTACGTCGGCCTCGAAGAGGCCGCCGCCAGGATCAGGACCTACGAAGTCCAGTTCGTGCCAGGACTGTTGCAGACCAAGGAGTACGCACGGGCTGTGGTGACCGCCGGCGCGGCGGGCATCGGGGCCGAGGAGATCGCCAGGCGGGTCGATCTCCGGCTGGAGCGCCAGAGGATCTTGGAGAAGCCGGAAGGGCCGGTCTTCTGGGCGGTGATCGACGAGGCCGCGCTCCGGCGGCCGATAGGCGGTACGGAGGTGATGAGGGCCCAGCTGGAGCACCTCATCGACCTCATGCGCCAGCCGAACATCACGATCCAGATCATGCCGTTCAGCTTCGGCGGGCACAGTGCCGAGGGCGGGGCCTTCAGCATCCTGCGCTTCCCCGATCCCGACCTGCCCGACGTGGTCTACGTCGAGCAGCTCGCCAGCGCGCTCTATCTGGACAAACGTGAGGACGTGGACCGATACACCGAGGTGATGGAACGGCTGTGCGCCGTGAGCACCACCCCGGACGAGACGATCGAGCTACTGCGGACGATCTCGGAGGAATTCTGA
- a CDS encoding ATP-binding protein — translation MVEDPLTTADCLQITREVGFDHLLMGGGKPYTTACPLPFQADSVKTARDVTRSTLRSWGLHDLSDDAALVVSELVTNAVRYAMRAAGHRDIELLLMRVAPHVLLAVADPSDEAPRRKEPDFISENGRGLYIVETYSQCWGWDPLDRGGKAVWALFRTEA, via the coding sequence ATGGTGGAGGATCCTCTGACCACTGCCGATTGCCTGCAGATCACCCGCGAAGTGGGCTTCGACCACCTTCTCATGGGCGGCGGCAAGCCGTACACGACCGCGTGCCCCTTGCCTTTCCAGGCCGACTCGGTCAAGACCGCCAGGGACGTGACCCGCTCCACGCTACGGAGCTGGGGGTTGCACGACCTGAGCGACGACGCCGCGCTCGTGGTGTCGGAGCTGGTGACGAACGCGGTCAGGTACGCGATGCGCGCGGCCGGGCACCGGGACATCGAGCTGCTGCTGATGCGGGTCGCCCCGCACGTGCTGCTGGCCGTGGCCGACCCGAGCGACGAGGCGCCGCGGCGCAAGGAGCCAGATTTCATCTCCGAGAACGGGCGCGGTCTTTACATCGTCGAGACGTACAGCCAGTGCTGGGGCTGGGACCCGCTGGACCGCGGCGGCAAGGCCGTCTGGGCGCTCTTCCGCACGGAAGCCTGA
- a CDS encoding TetR/AcrR family transcriptional regulator encodes MHADHRGRADRILDAAKELLLRWGYRRVTIDEIAKRAGVGKGTIYLHWRTREQLFFAVGAREAVAMLDAVVAGMRADPGEIALHRYMRRFFLEAMGRPVLRAIFTRDAETLDKFLTSPARKPLEGAKLLASREYLGLLARHGLLRAGLRPEDLDYPLPTIVFGFFAIEPLLPEEVTLGLEEKADFLADTLRRTFEPERLPDCAPAAERAIEIFEGLARDFRDAAYGGSDGT; translated from the coding sequence GTGCATGCCGATCACCGCGGGCGGGCCGACCGGATTCTCGACGCCGCCAAGGAGCTGCTGCTGCGCTGGGGATACCGGCGGGTGACGATCGACGAGATCGCCAAGCGCGCCGGGGTCGGCAAGGGCACGATCTACCTGCACTGGCGCACCCGCGAGCAGTTGTTCTTCGCGGTCGGCGCCAGGGAGGCGGTGGCGATGCTGGACGCGGTCGTGGCCGGCATGCGGGCGGATCCGGGTGAGATCGCGCTGCACCGGTACATGCGCCGGTTCTTCCTGGAGGCGATGGGTCGGCCGGTGCTCCGCGCGATCTTCACCAGGGATGCGGAGACGCTCGACAAGTTCCTCACCAGCCCGGCCAGGAAGCCGCTCGAGGGGGCCAAGCTGCTCGCCTCACGCGAATACCTCGGCCTGCTGGCCCGGCACGGGTTGTTGCGGGCGGGCCTGCGGCCCGAGGACCTGGACTATCCGCTGCCGACGATCGTGTTCGGGTTCTTCGCCATCGAGCCGCTGCTGCCGGAGGAGGTCACGCTCGGCCTGGAGGAGAAGGCGGACTTCCTTGCCGACACGCTGCGCAGGACGTTCGAGCCGGAGCGGCTGCCCGATTGCGCGCCGGCGGCCGAGCGGGCGATCGAGATCTTCGAAGGGCTCGCCCGTGACTTCCGCGACGCGGCGTACGGAGGTAGCGATGGGACATGA
- a CDS encoding DinB family protein: MTDSRTPPPLTGDELTVLNNWLEWHRATLAVKCAGLSDEQLRLRSAPPSTLSLLGLVRHMAHVERAWFRRVLNGEDIPKLWDKDRDNDADFNEVDTASVKEAFATWQDEIAHARAISAAKPLDAVGDRNGQDCTHRWILVHMIEEYARHNGHADLLRERIDGVTGE, encoded by the coding sequence GTGACTGACTCCCGAACCCCTCCACCCCTCACCGGCGACGAGCTGACGGTGCTCAACAACTGGCTCGAATGGCACCGCGCCACCCTCGCCGTCAAGTGCGCCGGCCTGTCGGACGAGCAGCTGCGCCTGCGCTCCGCGCCGCCCTCGACCCTGTCCCTGCTCGGCCTGGTCAGGCACATGGCGCACGTCGAACGTGCCTGGTTCCGCCGTGTGCTGAACGGGGAGGACATCCCCAAGCTGTGGGACAAGGACCGCGACAACGACGCCGACTTCAATGAGGTCGACACCGCCTCGGTCAAGGAGGCGTTCGCCACGTGGCAGGACGAGATCGCGCATGCCCGCGCCATCTCGGCCGCCAAGCCGCTGGACGCCGTCGGCGACCGCAACGGCCAGGACTGCACGCACCGCTGGATCCTCGTCCACATGATCGAGGAGTACGCCCGTCACAACGGTCACGCCGACCTTCTGCGCGAGCGTATCGACGGCGTGACCGGCGAATAG
- a CDS encoding coiled-coil domain-containing protein has product MAASSPASLAIGLITAAVALFPATQATAAASAPKPSESELRTQLKKLTSKVDKLIEQYNLKRVELAKAQEAAKKADERLATAEQTLAAAQQRVAEIARLRYQNGNPPVPSFMPPENGGSAAVLNQLTTEQQAFVQGVAKARDDKQKAAEEAAELAAGIRRDTAEVDKQRDEAEDVIDDIKKKLADLVPYGTGRNSDGSWAPELPSGSDNITPRTRLMREQVQKNFSLPYAVGCFRSGSGGEHPLGRACDFMMSTGGAMPTAANLALGDRIAEWAIKNIDKLGIKYVIWKQRINHGSGWSTMGNRGSITENHFDHVHISMQ; this is encoded by the coding sequence GTGGCGGCTTCGTCCCCCGCGAGTCTTGCCATCGGCCTCATCACCGCCGCCGTCGCTCTTTTCCCGGCGACACAGGCGACCGCGGCGGCGTCAGCGCCCAAACCCTCGGAGTCCGAGCTCCGCACCCAGCTCAAGAAGCTCACCAGCAAGGTCGACAAGCTCATCGAGCAGTACAACCTCAAGCGCGTCGAGCTCGCCAAGGCCCAGGAGGCCGCCAAGAAGGCCGACGAGCGACTGGCCACCGCGGAGCAGACGCTGGCCGCGGCCCAGCAACGGGTGGCCGAGATCGCCCGGCTGCGCTACCAGAACGGCAATCCGCCAGTGCCGAGCTTCATGCCGCCGGAGAACGGCGGCAGCGCGGCCGTGCTCAACCAGCTGACCACCGAGCAGCAGGCGTTCGTTCAGGGCGTGGCCAAGGCCCGCGACGACAAGCAGAAGGCCGCCGAGGAGGCCGCCGAGCTGGCGGCCGGCATCCGCCGGGACACGGCCGAGGTCGACAAGCAGCGCGATGAGGCCGAGGACGTCATCGACGACATCAAGAAGAAGCTCGCGGACCTCGTGCCGTACGGCACCGGCCGCAACTCCGACGGCAGCTGGGCCCCCGAACTGCCCTCCGGCTCCGACAACATCACTCCCCGCACCCGGCTCATGCGCGAGCAGGTGCAGAAGAACTTCTCGCTGCCGTACGCGGTGGGCTGCTTCCGCTCGGGCTCCGGCGGCGAGCACCCGCTCGGGCGCGCCTGCGACTTCATGATGAGCACCGGCGGCGCGATGCCGACGGCCGCCAATCTCGCACTCGGCGACCGGATCGCGGAGTGGGCGATCAAGAACATTGACAAGCTCGGCATCAAGTACGTGATCTGGAAGCAGCGCATCAACCACGGCTCGGGCTGGAGCACGATGGGGAACCGGGGCAGCATCACCGAGAACCACTTCGACCACGTGCACATCTCAATGCAATGA
- the galT gene encoding galactose-1-phosphate uridylyltransferase has product MKRTITHLADGRELIYFDRRDDAERSAIDRRTLDPRPLASELRYDPLTEEWIAIAGHRQTRTFQPKGTAAECPLCPSSETRSTEIPAYDYDVVVFENRFPSFSGNFGTYEDVGGLSEVRPAVGRCEVVCFTSEHSSSFSQLSDAQVELVMEAWADRTAELSAIEGVEQVFCFENRGSEIGITLAHPHGQIYAYPYVTPRTKLQLGAASRYKGNLFADVLAAERAAGTRVVAANESWTAFVPAAARWPFEVHIYPHRQVPDLAALTESERAAFAPLYTSVLKAFDGLFGVVMPYIAAWHQAPVREGRDLAYLHLELFSIRRAPEKLKYLAGSESAMGAFVNDVLPEEAAHMLRSQIDH; this is encoded by the coding sequence TTGAAGCGCACCATCACCCACTTGGCCGACGGCCGGGAGCTGATCTACTTCGACCGGCGGGACGACGCCGAACGGAGTGCGATCGACCGCCGTACGCTCGACCCCCGGCCGTTGGCCTCCGAGCTGCGCTACGACCCGCTGACCGAGGAGTGGATCGCGATCGCGGGCCACCGACAGACGCGGACGTTCCAGCCGAAGGGGACGGCGGCCGAGTGCCCGCTGTGCCCGTCGTCCGAGACGCGGTCGACGGAGATCCCGGCGTACGACTACGACGTGGTGGTGTTCGAGAACCGCTTCCCCTCTTTTTCCGGAAATTTCGGGACCTATGAGGATGTAGGTGGACTGAGCGAGGTCCGTCCGGCGGTGGGGCGGTGCGAGGTGGTCTGCTTCACCTCTGAGCATTCCTCGTCCTTCTCCCAGCTGTCCGACGCCCAGGTCGAGCTGGTCATGGAGGCGTGGGCCGACCGCACGGCCGAGCTGTCCGCCATCGAGGGCGTGGAGCAGGTGTTCTGCTTCGAAAACCGAGGCTCGGAGATCGGCATCACGCTCGCTCACCCGCACGGCCAGATCTACGCCTACCCGTACGTCACCCCGCGCACCAAGCTGCAGCTGGGCGCCGCCTCCCGCTACAAGGGGAACCTGTTCGCCGACGTGCTGGCCGCCGAGCGCGCCGCCGGCACGCGGGTGGTGGCCGCCAACGAGTCGTGGACGGCGTTCGTGCCGGCCGCCGCGCGCTGGCCGTTCGAGGTGCACATCTATCCGCATCGGCAGGTGCCCGACCTGGCGGCGCTGACGGAGTCGGAGCGGGCCGCGTTCGCGCCGCTCTACACGTCGGTGCTGAAGGCGTTCGACGGGTTGTTCGGGGTCGTGATGCCGTACATCGCGGCCTGGCACCAGGCGCCGGTGCGGGAGGGCCGCGACCTGGCGTACCTGCACCTGGAGCTGTTCAGCATCAGGCGGGCGCCGGAGAAGCTGAAGTACCTGGCGGGGTCGGAGTCGGCGATGGGGGCCTTCGTCAACGACGTGCTGCCGGAGGAGGCCGCGCACATGCTTCGATCACAAATAGATCACTAA
- a CDS encoding DeoR/GlpR family DNA-binding transcription regulator, which produces MLAQQRQQAILERVRIDGGVRVADLVRELGVSDMTIRRDLEVLAERGLLEKVHGGATAVGPGSTEEPGFTAKSARQQQEKQAIARRAAQLVRPGTAVALSAGTTTWALAHHLIGVPELTVITNSIPVADVFHRNPRSDRTVVLTGGVRTPSDALVGPVAVAAIRRLHVDTLFLGVHGMSVRAGFTTPNLLESETDRELVAAATRLVVPADHTKWNTVGISTIAELTEADVVISDAGLTEQARTELADRAGELIIAEASL; this is translated from the coding sequence GTGCTAGCACAGCAACGTCAGCAGGCCATCCTCGAGCGTGTCCGCATCGACGGCGGCGTCCGGGTGGCGGACCTCGTCCGCGAGCTCGGCGTCTCCGACATGACCATCCGCCGCGACCTCGAGGTGCTGGCCGAGCGCGGCCTGCTGGAAAAGGTGCACGGCGGCGCGACCGCCGTCGGCCCGGGATCGACCGAAGAGCCGGGTTTCACCGCCAAGTCCGCCCGCCAGCAGCAGGAGAAGCAGGCCATCGCGCGCCGCGCGGCGCAATTGGTGCGCCCCGGCACCGCCGTGGCGCTTTCTGCCGGCACCACGACGTGGGCGCTGGCGCACCACCTCATCGGCGTGCCTGAGCTCACCGTGATCACCAACTCCATCCCCGTTGCCGACGTCTTCCACCGCAACCCGCGCTCCGACCGCACGGTGGTGCTGACCGGCGGCGTACGAACGCCATCGGACGCCTTGGTGGGCCCGGTGGCCGTGGCCGCCATCCGCCGCCTGCACGTGGACACGCTGTTCCTCGGCGTGCACGGGATGAGCGTGCGGGCCGGGTTCACCACGCCCAACCTGCTCGAGTCGGAGACCGACAGGGAACTGGTGGCGGCCGCGACCCGCCTGGTCGTCCCCGCCGACCACACCAAGTGGAACACGGTGGGCATCAGCACCATCGCCGAGCTGACGGAGGCCGACGTGGTCATCAGCGACGCGGGGTTGACCGAGCAAGCACGTACGGAGCTGGCCGACAGGGCCGGAGAACTGATCATCGCGGAGGCCTCGCTTTGA
- a CDS encoding 50S ribosomal protein bL37 yields the protein MARRARKGRARKKKKANHGKRPTAR from the coding sequence ATGGCCAGGCGCGCACGCAAGGGCAGGGCACGTAAGAAGAAGAAGGCGAACCACGGCAAGCGGCCCACCGCACGCTGA
- a CDS encoding TrpB-like pyridoxal phosphate-dependent enzyme, with protein MIPSNWYNIVPDLPAPPPPPLHPGTRQPVGPDDLAPLFPMELIAQEVSGERFVPIPPEVLDVYRLWRPTPLIRARRLEKALGTPARIYYKYEGVSPAGSHKPNTAVPQAYYNAQEGVRLLTTETGAGQWGSALAFACAQFDVECQIWMVRASYDQKPYRRSLMQVYGATVHASPSTLTGAGSKVLADHPDSPGSLGIAISEAVEVAAATPDARYALGSVLNHVLMHQTVIGEEALQQLPEMPDLVIGCTGGGSNFAGLTFPFLREKLAGRISTVFRAVEPAACPSFTRGVYAYDFGDTAGLTPLLKMHTLGHSFVPDPIHAGGLRYHGMSPLLSHMYDLGLFEAVTRAQSECFEAGVRFARTEGIVPAPEPTHALAETIAEALRCKESGEEKVILTALCGHGHFDLAAYDRHLAGRLEDYTLPQDRIDQALTELPA; from the coding sequence ATGATCCCCAGCAACTGGTACAACATCGTTCCCGACCTGCCCGCACCGCCGCCTCCGCCCCTTCATCCCGGGACGCGGCAGCCCGTAGGACCGGACGACCTCGCTCCGCTCTTCCCCATGGAGCTGATCGCGCAGGAAGTCAGCGGGGAGCGGTTCGTCCCGATTCCGCCCGAGGTGCTCGACGTGTACCGGCTCTGGCGGCCCACGCCGCTGATCCGGGCACGCCGCCTGGAGAAGGCGCTCGGCACGCCGGCCAGGATCTACTACAAGTACGAGGGCGTCTCGCCCGCGGGCTCGCACAAACCGAACACGGCCGTGCCACAGGCGTACTACAACGCACAAGAGGGCGTGCGGCTGCTCACCACCGAGACGGGCGCCGGGCAGTGGGGATCGGCGCTGGCGTTCGCCTGCGCCCAGTTCGACGTCGAATGCCAGATCTGGATGGTACGCGCCTCCTACGACCAGAAGCCGTACCGCCGCTCCCTCATGCAGGTGTACGGCGCCACCGTGCACGCCAGCCCGTCGACCCTGACGGGCGCGGGCAGCAAGGTGCTGGCCGACCACCCTGACTCGCCGGGCAGCCTGGGCATCGCGATCAGCGAGGCCGTCGAGGTGGCCGCCGCGACCCCCGACGCCCGCTACGCGCTCGGCTCGGTGCTCAACCACGTGCTCATGCACCAGACGGTGATCGGCGAGGAGGCGCTGCAGCAGCTCCCCGAGATGCCCGACCTGGTCATCGGCTGCACGGGAGGCGGCTCCAACTTCGCCGGGCTGACGTTCCCGTTCCTCCGCGAGAAGCTGGCGGGACGGATCTCGACCGTGTTCCGCGCGGTCGAGCCCGCCGCCTGCCCGTCGTTCACCCGTGGCGTCTACGCCTACGACTTCGGCGACACGGCCGGGCTCACGCCGCTGCTCAAGATGCACACGCTGGGGCACTCGTTCGTGCCCGACCCGATCCACGCGGGCGGCCTGCGGTACCACGGCATGTCGCCGCTGCTGTCGCACATGTACGACCTCGGCCTGTTCGAGGCGGTCACCCGCGCCCAGAGCGAATGCTTCGAGGCCGGTGTGCGCTTCGCCAGGACGGAGGGCATCGTGCCGGCCCCCGAGCCCACGCACGCGCTCGCCGAGACCATCGCCGAGGCGCTGCGCTGCAAGGAGAGCGGCGAGGAGAAGGTCATCCTCACCGCCCTCTGCGGCCACGGGCACTTCGACCTGGCCGCCTACGATCGCCACCTGGCCGGGCGGCTGGAGGACTACACACTCCCGCAGGACCGCATCGACCAGGCCCTCACCGAGCTGCCCGCCTGA
- a CDS encoding uridine kinase: MRARPISRDVLVEELAELVFGRPRDEWVRVAVDGAPATRPETLADELVAPLRLRGRPVVRVSAGDFLRPASLRLEHGRTDPDAFYEDWLDVKGLRREVLEPLDAGGPGRVLPALWDSRVDRAYRVPYQELPEGGVVLVDGTLLLGRGLTFDLSVHLWLSAKALERGTPDGERWRLPAYERYEREARPQEAADVVVRADHPDRLAMLVADDREERL, encoded by the coding sequence ATGCGTGCGCGACCGATCTCCCGTGACGTCCTCGTCGAGGAACTGGCCGAGCTCGTCTTCGGGCGGCCGCGGGACGAATGGGTTCGGGTGGCCGTGGACGGGGCGCCTGCCACGCGCCCCGAGACGCTGGCAGACGAGCTCGTCGCGCCGCTCCGGCTGCGCGGGCGGCCTGTGGTGCGGGTGTCGGCGGGTGACTTCCTCCGGCCCGCCTCCCTGCGCCTGGAGCACGGCAGGACCGATCCCGACGCCTTCTACGAGGACTGGCTCGACGTGAAGGGCCTCCGGAGGGAGGTGCTCGAGCCGCTGGACGCGGGCGGGCCGGGACGGGTGTTGCCGGCGCTGTGGGACAGCCGGGTGGATCGGGCGTACCGGGTCCCGTACCAGGAGCTGCCCGAGGGCGGGGTGGTGCTCGTCGACGGGACGTTGTTGCTGGGCCGCGGATTGACGTTCGACCTCAGCGTGCACCTGTGGCTGTCGGCCAAGGCCCTCGAGCGCGGAACGCCCGACGGCGAGCGGTGGCGGCTGCCCGCCTACGAGCGGTACGAGCGGGAGGCCCGCCCTCAGGAGGCGGCGGACGTCGTCGTCCGGGCCGATCATCCCGATCGGCTCGCCATGCTGGTCGCCGACGATCGAGAAGAACGCCTGTGA
- a CDS encoding VOC family protein — protein MDLYSVVCVRDRATSQKWFEVFFGRPADEIIGEEYLWQVGENAWVVIDDRRVRAARVGGTMITLGVTDLDDILARLAAHGIEHEPVETYGNGVRHVEVLDPDGNSLSLAEAPAQ, from the coding sequence GTGGACTTGTACAGCGTCGTGTGCGTGCGTGACCGGGCGACATCGCAGAAATGGTTCGAAGTGTTCTTCGGGCGGCCGGCGGACGAGATCATCGGCGAGGAGTACCTGTGGCAGGTCGGTGAGAACGCGTGGGTTGTCATCGACGACCGGCGCGTGCGGGCCGCACGGGTGGGCGGCACCATGATCACGCTCGGCGTGACCGACCTCGACGACATCTTGGCCCGGCTGGCCGCGCACGGCATCGAGCACGAGCCCGTGGAGACCTACGGCAACGGCGTCCGCCACGTGGAAGTCCTCGACCCGGACGGCAACAGCCTGTCGCTCGCGGAGGCACCCGCCCAGTAG
- a CDS encoding MmcQ/YjbR family DNA-binding protein: MDASLDRLRALCLALPEVTERLSHGEPTWFVRGKKTFVMFADHHHDDRLAFWCAAPSGAQEELVSEDPERFFRPPYVGHRGWLGVYLDVPEVDWSEVAEIVADAYRQIAPKSLIARMP; the protein is encoded by the coding sequence GTGGACGCCTCCCTGGACCGGCTGCGCGCGCTCTGCCTGGCCCTGCCGGAGGTCACCGAACGGCTCAGCCACGGAGAGCCGACGTGGTTCGTCCGGGGGAAGAAGACGTTCGTGATGTTCGCCGACCACCATCACGACGACCGCCTGGCCTTCTGGTGCGCGGCCCCGTCGGGAGCCCAGGAGGAACTGGTGTCCGAGGACCCCGAGCGCTTCTTCCGGCCACCGTACGTGGGGCATCGCGGCTGGCTCGGCGTCTATCTGGACGTGCCGGAGGTGGACTGGTCGGAGGTGGCCGAGATCGTCGCCGACGCCTACCGCCAGATCGCCCCGAAGTCCCTCATCGCCCGCATGCCCTGA